TGCCCAGGGCAGCGCATTTCAATTGCTTCTACTTCAAGACCTCTGTTTTGAAGCAAGTTGTAAGATAACACTGCATTCCTCTGTTCAAGTGATGGGTCCCAGTACATTTAGGAAAGAAACACTACCTTTAGGTATCCTGCCAAGGTGCCTGAAAGTAGGAATACATTGATGCTGCACAATGATTTGATTCCAAAGGCTTCAGTGTGATTGTATCCATTCAGTGTGATGAGGGAGGACGCATCATGAAATGGagctgaatatatatatatattactttttCTGATATACCATATTGAATTACCCTGTAGGGTTTGGCCTGCACTTGTGTTGCTTCTCTTCCCTTCCACCGTGGCTGCCGAGGAGTCATCGCTACTGGAAGGCTGGCACGATGTCTGGCTCTTCCGCTTCCTCGTCAACATGCTGGGATACTCCACCATCATCATCCCTGGCTACCTCCTCATTAGCTACTTCAAGCGCAGCAATTACTTAGAAACAGGTTTGGGCTCGTGAGATACCAACATCTAATTTGGAATGTATGCCAGTTAAGGAATACAAACTTGTTGTCGTACCCTTCCTGACCATCgtgatataatattttttttgatgtatgtatgttttcctttctttcaggTAGTGGGATTTGCTTCCCTGTCATAAAGACCTGCGTGTTTGGCAGTGAGGCCAAAACAGGTCTGTTGGATGACGTGTCAGTTGCACCCCGGAACGAGGGTGATTCAGGCTCGTCGGTCAGACAGGTCGTCAAATTAATCTTTTGTTCTGCTGGACTTCAGGTGAGGATCCTCCCTGAAAATACAGCCATTGAATACAtgtaatgtttttctgtttgtgcagcTGTAGGGAGGGcttttattatgtttgtttaattcaagTGTGATTCCACTCACTGTTTGGTCTGCTCTCAGCTCACTTGGGAGGTGCTGGTTAAGAGACACTGTTACAGGCCAGTAATTTCACCATCTATGAAATCAAGCTCATGTAAAGAGCTTAAGATggtcttaaagctgcactaatcaatatttttacatgagCAAACCACCAATTGACAACATATAATGTGAAAGGAACAGTAGAGCTTCAGGTGGACATAGTGACATAGAAATACCCCAAACAAAACTGAACCACCCAAACTAAAGTGAACCATCCAATGCAGCCGATTCCTACACTATTATGTAACAGTAAATATAACCTTAACTGAGATAAACTTCAATGCTGAATTGTATAACAGAATTGCTACTGCTACAACAACATAACATGAAGTATCCCTCTGAAAAGCTAATGTCAGTTTTCTTATTCTTAGGCATCGTACCTGACATGGGGAGTCCTGCAGGAGAGGGTGATGACACGTTCATACGGTGCCGTGACTCCAGAAGACGAGGGTGAGAAATTCAAGGACTCTCAGTTCTTGGTCTTCATGAACCGTATCCTGGCTCTGACCGTGTCGGGCCTCTGGTGCATCCTGTTCAAGCAACCTCGCCACGGAGCACCCATGTACAAGTACTCCTTCGCCTCGCTCTCCAACATCCTGAGCAGCTGGTGCCAGTACGAGGCCCTCAAGTACATCAGCTTCCCCACTCAAGTCCTGGCCAAGGCCTCCAAAGTCATTCCCGTCATGCTCATGGGTAAGATCGTCTCCCACAAGAGCTACGAATACTGGGAGTACTTTACCGCCGTGCTGATCTCGGTGGGTGTCAGCATGTTCCTGCTGTCCAGCACGGCCAGCAAGCACCCGTCCACCGTCACCACCTTCAGCGGGATCGTCATCCTCATCGGCTACATCGTCTTCGACAGCTTCACCTCCAACTGGCAGGACAACCTGTTCAAGTACAAGATGTCGTCAGTGCAGATGATGTTCGGGGTAAACCTGTTCTCCTGCCTCTTCACCGTCGGCTCGCTGCTGGAGCAGGGCGCCTTCTTCGACTCGGTGGCCTTCATGACGCGCCACTCTGAGTTTGCCTTTCATGCCGTGTTGCTGTCCGTGTGCTCGGCATGCGGCCAGCTTTTCATCTTCTACACCATCAACCAGTTCGGTGCTGCAGTCTTCACCATCATTATGACCCTGCGGCAGGCCATCGCcattctcctctcttgtttcctctacGGTCACGCCGTCACCATTGTAGGTGGCTTCGGTGTCGCTGTAGTTTTCTTGGCACTTTTCCTACGGGTGTATGCACGTAGCCGCATGAAGGCAGGCCGGCGGCCAGCGCAGCCGCTCGGACAGAAGGTGTAGCACTCTGAAGTCGCACCAAACCGGGAACTGAGACCACGTTTTCTGTGGttcttttttgtgtatttgtgtgtatcttttggatttgtttcttttactgttcttttccatttgtttttatttttgttagcATTGGTACAGAAAGGGATTCTGCAGTTTTGACTCTTACACCAAGAGGCCCCTAAGGGGTCCATGTGATTTGTCAGGTCAGCAGTCACAGACGTTTTGAGTGCCTGTAAGATTGTCTAATACACGAGTCCCAAACCATAAACTGTGCAAACTGCCTCTTTACCCTTTTTCACAGTTTAACAgtagaatattttttttcctaaacCACCGTACGTGGCTTGTGCAGCCAGTTAAAGGTTACTGTAACCCTGAAAAAAGAATGAGAGGTGTGTG
The DNA window shown above is from Enoplosus armatus isolate fEnoArm2 chromosome 19, fEnoArm2.hap1, whole genome shotgun sequence and carries:
- the slc35b2 gene encoding adenosine 3'-phospho 5'-phosphosulfate transporter 1, with protein sequence MPSFSWRVWPALVLLLFPSTVAAEESSLLEGWHDVWLFRFLVNMLGYSTIIIPGYLLISYFKRSNYLETGSGICFPVIKTCVFGSEAKTGLLDDVSVAPRNEGDSGSSVRQVVKLIFCSAGLQASYLTWGVLQERVMTRSYGAVTPEDEGEKFKDSQFLVFMNRILALTVSGLWCILFKQPRHGAPMYKYSFASLSNILSSWCQYEALKYISFPTQVLAKASKVIPVMLMGKIVSHKSYEYWEYFTAVLISVGVSMFLLSSTASKHPSTVTTFSGIVILIGYIVFDSFTSNWQDNLFKYKMSSVQMMFGVNLFSCLFTVGSLLEQGAFFDSVAFMTRHSEFAFHAVLLSVCSACGQLFIFYTINQFGAAVFTIIMTLRQAIAILLSCFLYGHAVTIVGGFGVAVVFLALFLRVYARSRMKAGRRPAQPLGQKV